The following are encoded in a window of Paenibacillaceae bacterium GAS479 genomic DNA:
- a CDS encoding YheC/D like ATP-grasp — protein sequence MAIQRVVSKQAKTQVLLKSEELRAYVPETIIYTRQTLRSMLDQYGMLYIKPDSGMFGNGVIKVEQLSSHQGYRFQSGTKIRTYKSFDSMFAGLEQVRPKRRYLVQKGIQLLKHRNRRFDLRVMVQQNPSGEWETTGIIGRLSHPSKIVTNYHSGGTITPFETLMSSHMNSDAQTKYMEKLRKLGVKTAKQLSSRYPNLKEIGLDVAVDTELKPWILEVNTMPDPYIFRRLSDKGIFLRMRRYAAAYSPKRVVK from the coding sequence TTGGCCATCCAACGAGTTGTCAGTAAGCAGGCCAAAACCCAGGTTCTGCTCAAATCAGAAGAATTAAGAGCTTATGTTCCGGAGACGATCATTTACACTAGACAGACGCTCCGCTCGATGCTCGATCAGTATGGAATGCTCTATATCAAGCCTGATTCAGGGATGTTCGGAAACGGCGTAATCAAGGTTGAACAGCTTAGCAGTCACCAAGGCTATCGCTTCCAAAGCGGAACGAAAATCCGTACGTATAAAAGCTTTGACAGTATGTTCGCCGGATTGGAGCAGGTTCGACCTAAGAGGCGCTATTTAGTACAGAAAGGAATTCAACTACTGAAGCATCGCAATCGCCGCTTCGATCTGCGAGTGATGGTACAGCAGAACCCTTCAGGCGAATGGGAAACAACAGGTATAATCGGCCGGTTATCTCATCCATCCAAAATCGTTACTAACTATCACAGCGGCGGAACGATAACTCCATTTGAAACACTGATGAGCTCCCACATGAATTCCGATGCCCAGACAAAGTACATGGAGAAACTTCGTAAGCTAGGGGTAAAAACGGCCAAACAGCTCTCCAGTCGTTATCCTAATCTGAAGGAAATTGGTCTTGATGTTGCGGTAGATACGGAACTGAAACCCTGGATTCTCGAGGTCAATACGATGCCTGATCCGTATATTTTTAGGCGGCTATCCGATAAAGGCATCTTCCTGCGCATGAGACGTTATGCCGCAGCTTACAGCCCGAAGCGTGTGGTCAAATAG
- a CDS encoding DNA gyrase subunit B yields MSTNPQHTYDENQIQVLEGLEAVRKRPGMYIGSTSAKGLHHLVWEVVDNSIDEALAGYCDRITITIHENNSITVVDNGRGIPVGEHPKLKRPSLEVVMTVLHAGGKFGGEGYKVSGGLHGVGISVVNALSEQVIVQVSRDGNVYQQEYRRGVPQYDMKIVGESTTTGTKTMFKPDTEVFTETTVYDYETLQSRIRELAFLNKGIELVLADERTGVSNSFRYEGGIIEFVKYLNRNREALHEQPIYVDGMKDGIQVEVSLQYNDSYSENIYSFANNINTHEGGTHESGFKSALTRIINDYARKSGAIKDSNSNLSGDDVREGLTAIISVKIPEPQFEGQTKTKLGNSEVRGIVESYFAERLQEFLEENPSVSRKIVDKGLSASRAREAARKARELTRRKSALEVSSLPGKLADCSSKDASISELYIVEGDSAGGSAKQGRDRHFQAILPLRGKILNVEKARLDRILSNAEIRAIITALGTGIADDFDLAKARYHKIIIMTDADVDGAHIRTLLLTFLYRYMRKILEAGYVYIAQPPLFKVERNKVVRYAQSEKERDAIIAEFGEGVKINVQRYKGLGEMNATQLWETTMDPESRTMLQVQIEDAIKADVMFDTLMGDNVEPRREFIQQYAKYVTNLDV; encoded by the coding sequence ATGTCTACGAATCCACAACATACGTATGACGAGAACCAGATTCAGGTCCTGGAGGGCCTTGAGGCTGTCCGTAAGCGGCCGGGCATGTACATCGGCTCAACCAGCGCCAAAGGTCTTCACCATCTTGTCTGGGAAGTTGTCGACAACAGCATTGACGAAGCGCTAGCCGGTTATTGCGACCGGATCACGATAACGATTCACGAGAATAACAGCATCACCGTCGTTGACAACGGGCGCGGCATTCCAGTCGGCGAGCATCCTAAGCTGAAACGTCCTTCACTGGAAGTTGTTATGACCGTATTGCATGCGGGCGGCAAGTTCGGCGGCGAAGGTTACAAAGTATCCGGCGGATTGCACGGCGTCGGCATCTCTGTCGTAAACGCGTTATCGGAGCAAGTTATTGTTCAGGTAAGCCGTGATGGCAATGTGTATCAGCAGGAATACCGCCGCGGTGTGCCGCAATACGACATGAAAATTGTTGGCGAGAGCACAACGACAGGCACAAAGACGATGTTCAAGCCCGATACCGAGGTGTTCACGGAAACGACGGTGTACGATTACGAGACGCTTCAGTCGCGTATTCGGGAGCTGGCCTTCCTCAACAAAGGTATCGAGCTCGTTTTGGCGGACGAGCGTACGGGGGTATCCAACTCATTCCGCTATGAAGGCGGCATTATCGAGTTCGTCAAGTACCTCAACCGCAACCGCGAGGCGCTGCATGAGCAACCGATCTATGTCGATGGGATGAAGGACGGCATTCAGGTCGAAGTATCGTTGCAGTACAATGACAGCTACAGCGAGAATATTTATTCCTTCGCTAACAATATCAACACGCATGAAGGCGGCACGCATGAGTCTGGCTTCAAGAGCGCTCTGACCCGGATTATCAATGATTATGCCCGTAAGAGTGGTGCGATCAAGGATAGCAACAGCAATCTTTCCGGTGACGATGTGCGCGAGGGACTGACGGCTATTATTAGCGTTAAAATTCCTGAGCCTCAGTTCGAGGGACAGACCAAGACCAAGCTCGGCAACAGCGAGGTGCGCGGCATTGTAGAGTCCTACTTTGCCGAGAGGTTGCAGGAATTCCTTGAGGAGAATCCTTCCGTCTCTCGCAAAATCGTTGACAAAGGCCTATCGGCTTCCCGAGCCCGTGAAGCTGCACGTAAAGCCCGCGAGCTGACGCGCCGCAAGAGTGCGCTTGAAGTCAGCAGCCTACCGGGCAAGCTGGCGGATTGCTCCTCCAAGGATGCCAGCATCAGTGAGCTGTACATCGTCGAAGGAGACTCTGCTGGCGGGTCGGCCAAGCAGGGCCGGGATCGGCATTTCCAGGCGATTTTGCCGCTCCGTGGCAAAATTCTCAACGTTGAGAAGGCTCGGTTGGACCGCATTCTGTCGAATGCCGAGATCCGTGCGATCATTACCGCACTCGGTACTGGCATCGCCGATGATTTTGATCTAGCCAAGGCGCGCTACCACAAAATCATCATCATGACAGATGCCGACGTCGACGGCGCGCATATTCGGACGTTGCTTCTTACCTTCCTGTACCGTTACATGCGCAAGATTTTGGAAGCCGGCTATGTTTATATTGCACAGCCGCCGCTGTTCAAGGTCGAGCGCAACAAGGTTGTTCGTTATGCGCAAAGCGAAAAAGAGCGGGATGCCATCATTGCCGAGTTCGGCGAGGGTGTGAAGATCAACGTTCAACGTTACAAAGGCCTCGGTGAAATGAACGCAACCCAACTATGGGAAACGACAATGGATCCAGAAAGCCGCACCATGCTGCAGGTACAGATCGAGGATGCCATTAAGGCCGATGTGATGTTCGATACGCTTATGGGCGATAATGTCGAACCACGTCGCGAGTTCATCCAGCAGTATGCCAAATACGTCACAAATCTTGATGTTTAA
- a CDS encoding DNA replication and repair protein RecF: MHLNRIALRNYRNYEQLELDTAHKVNLFIGPNAQGKTNLLESIFALALTKSHRTAKDRELIGWNGKDASIQGAVEKRYGNVTLDLTYSAQGKKARINGLEQRKLSGFVGTLNVVMFAPEDLEIVKGTPGVRRRFLDMEIGQVQPGYLHTLQQYGKVLIQRNNYLKSAGPSGIKPGLLEVWDMQLVEHGVKIMKKRQQFIEKLKTWAAAIHSGITAGGEELLVEYRPSFEIGPAEDESVLFEQFMLKLTQVKDQEFRRGVTLAGPHRDDLAFFINGKEAQVYGSQGQQRTTALSLKLAEIELIHEEIGEYPLLLLDDVLSELDQHRQTQLIETFQGKVQTFITATGLESVNTSRLSDAGIYRVEGGLVTQ; encoded by the coding sequence GTGCATCTAAACCGGATCGCTCTGCGAAATTATCGCAATTACGAGCAACTGGAGCTGGATACAGCGCATAAGGTGAATTTGTTCATCGGGCCCAATGCCCAAGGAAAGACCAATTTGCTTGAAAGTATTTTCGCACTCGCACTGACCAAATCTCACCGGACGGCCAAGGATCGCGAGCTGATCGGCTGGAATGGCAAGGATGCATCCATCCAAGGCGCTGTTGAGAAGCGGTATGGCAACGTAACGCTGGATCTCACTTACTCCGCCCAAGGCAAAAAAGCCCGTATCAACGGACTTGAGCAACGGAAGCTAAGCGGCTTCGTCGGAACGCTTAATGTTGTCATGTTCGCGCCGGAAGATCTCGAAATTGTAAAAGGCACACCTGGCGTTCGTCGCCGGTTCCTTGACATGGAGATCGGACAGGTTCAGCCGGGTTATCTGCATACGCTGCAGCAGTACGGCAAAGTGCTCATACAGCGCAACAATTACCTTAAGTCGGCGGGTCCCTCCGGCATCAAGCCAGGGCTGCTAGAGGTATGGGATATGCAGTTGGTGGAGCATGGTGTTAAAATTATGAAAAAGAGGCAACAATTCATAGAGAAGCTGAAAACTTGGGCAGCGGCCATCCATTCCGGTATTACAGCTGGTGGAGAAGAGCTGCTAGTCGAGTACCGCCCTTCCTTCGAGATTGGCCCGGCCGAAGATGAATCTGTTTTATTCGAGCAATTTATGTTAAAGTTAACCCAGGTAAAAGATCAGGAATTCCGCCGCGGCGTCACGCTTGCTGGACCACACCGCGACGATCTGGCCTTCTTTATCAACGGCAAGGAAGCCCAGGTATATGGTTCCCAGGGACAGCAGCGCACGACGGCGCTGTCGCTGAAGCTCGCAGAGATCGAGCTGATCCACGAGGAGATTGGTGAATATCCGCTCCTGCTGCTGGACGATGTGCTGTCGGAGCTGGATCAGCATCGTCAGACCCAGCTGATCGAGACGTTCCAGGGCAAGGTCCAGACGTTCATAACCGCAACGGGGCTTGAGAGCGTAAATACAAGCCGGTTATCCGATGCGGGTATTTACCGGGTTGAAGGCGGACTTGTAACCCAATAG
- a CDS encoding S4 domain protein YaaA — protein MTTITIKTEYITLGQFLKLSDCIDSGGQAKPFLQETKVVINGEPDNRRGRKLYNDDLVEIEGFGPFRVQRT, from the coding sequence ATGACAACGATCACGATCAAAACCGAATACATCACGCTTGGCCAATTCCTCAAGCTGTCGGACTGTATTGATTCCGGCGGGCAGGCTAAACCCTTCCTCCAGGAAACAAAAGTCGTCATCAACGGTGAGCCTGATAATCGACGCGGCCGCAAGCTGTACAACGACGATCTAGTCGAAATAGAGGGCTTCGGTCCCTTCCGAGTTCAGAGAACGTGA
- a CDS encoding DNA polymerase-3 subunit beta, with protein MKLTISKNELNDAIQQVAKAASIRPAIPILGGIKIDVTHQGVTLTASDTDISIQSFIPAETDKMVIAKVDKPGSVVMPAKFFVEIIRKLPADDVQIEVGEHYQTLIRSGSTDIQMVGLDPEEFPVLPSIEENEVLQLPGDLLKSMVRQTVFCASTSEQTPVLTGLLWNLTEGELKFVATDRHRLASRIANVDTPPGYRLTNVVIAAKTMVELSKLVPDGAGLIDIVVASNQVLFRLGHTLFYSRMLDGTYPDTSKIIPQTFKTELVLETRKLIDSMERAYLMSREEKTNIVRIVTLENGAIEISSSSSELGRVTEQLESIRQSGEPLKIAFNSKYMLDTLKVIDSEQLIISFTGAMSPIIIRPADHDNSQYIILPYRTTN; from the coding sequence ATGAAACTTACCATCTCCAAAAACGAACTAAACGACGCCATCCAGCAGGTGGCCAAGGCAGCTTCAATCCGTCCCGCTATTCCGATTCTCGGAGGCATCAAAATAGATGTGACCCATCAAGGAGTTACACTGACAGCAAGCGACACGGATATTTCCATCCAGAGCTTTATTCCTGCCGAAACCGACAAGATGGTTATTGCCAAAGTCGACAAACCTGGCAGTGTCGTTATGCCAGCTAAGTTTTTTGTAGAGATTATCCGCAAGCTGCCAGCAGATGACGTGCAGATTGAAGTCGGAGAACATTACCAAACTTTGATTCGCTCAGGTTCAACGGATATCCAAATGGTTGGTCTAGATCCAGAAGAGTTCCCTGTACTTCCCTCGATTGAAGAAAACGAAGTGCTCCAGCTTCCAGGTGATCTGCTCAAATCGATGGTTCGCCAAACTGTATTTTGCGCCTCCACCAGCGAACAGACACCAGTACTCACTGGATTGCTCTGGAATCTAACTGAAGGCGAGCTAAAGTTCGTTGCTACTGACCGGCATCGGCTGGCTAGCCGTATTGCTAATGTTGATACCCCACCGGGTTATCGTTTAACCAATGTTGTCATCGCCGCCAAAACGATGGTCGAGCTTTCCAAGCTCGTCCCTGATGGAGCCGGACTTATCGATATTGTCGTTGCCAGCAATCAGGTGCTGTTCCGCCTTGGACACACCCTCTTTTACAGTCGCATGCTTGACGGAACTTATCCCGATACATCCAAGATTATTCCGCAAACATTCAAAACAGAACTCGTATTGGAAACTCGTAAGTTAATCGACTCGATGGAGCGCGCTTATCTGATGTCGCGTGAGGAAAAAACCAATATTGTACGCATTGTAACGCTTGAAAATGGAGCCATCGAAATTTCTTCCAGCTCCTCTGAGCTGGGCCGCGTAACGGAGCAGCTAGAGTCTATCCGCCAAAGTGGAGAACCGCTAAAGATCGCTTTCAACTCCAAATACATGCTCGACACGCTCAAAGTTATCGACAGCGAGCAGCTCATCATCAGCTTCACCGGTGCAATGAGCCCGATCATCATTCGCCCGGCTGATCATGACAACAGCCAATACATCATTCTGCCTTACCGCACCACCAACTGA
- a CDS encoding chromosomal replication initiator protein DnaA gives MDSHTEDLWQQVLSIIQTKLSKPSFDTWFKATKADFSDEGLIVVTAPTTFAVEWLESRYTKLVRSTVSDYVGKSVDIRFTIEENRPPEPAQPAQQLIKQAPATAEEPFSHMLNPKYTFDTFVIGANNRFAHAASLAVAEAPAKAYNPLFLYGGVGLGKTHLMHAIGHYIMEHNPSTKVMYISSEKFTNEFINAIRDNRGESFRNKYRNIDVLLIDDIQFLAGKDGTQEEFFHTFNALHEERKQIVISSDRTPKEIPTLEERLRSRFEWGLITDIQPPDLETRIAILRKKAKAENLDIPNEAMAYIANQIDTNIRELEGALIRVVAYSSLINEDISSHLAAEALKDIIPSSRPKMITIHDIQQRVGEFYGLKLDEFKARKRTKAVAYPRQIAMYLSRELTDYSLPKIGEAFGGRDHTTVIHAHEKISKQLKLDQELFKIIQNLTEKVKNNM, from the coding sequence GTGGACAGCCATACCGAGGATTTGTGGCAGCAAGTGTTGTCAATCATCCAAACTAAATTGAGCAAACCGAGCTTCGACACTTGGTTCAAGGCGACGAAAGCCGATTTTTCGGATGAGGGATTGATTGTGGTCACAGCTCCGACAACGTTCGCAGTTGAATGGCTGGAGAGTCGTTATACCAAGCTGGTTCGCTCAACGGTGTCTGATTATGTTGGCAAATCAGTGGACATCCGATTCACGATCGAGGAGAACCGCCCCCCGGAACCCGCACAGCCTGCGCAGCAGCTGATCAAGCAAGCGCCGGCAACTGCGGAGGAGCCGTTCTCCCATATGCTTAATCCGAAATACACCTTTGACACCTTTGTCATCGGCGCAAACAATCGTTTTGCCCATGCTGCCTCACTGGCAGTGGCCGAAGCGCCGGCCAAAGCTTACAACCCATTATTCCTATATGGTGGCGTCGGGCTTGGCAAAACTCACTTAATGCATGCGATTGGGCACTATATTATGGAGCACAATCCCAGCACCAAGGTTATGTATATCTCTTCCGAAAAATTCACCAACGAATTCATTAATGCGATTCGCGACAACCGTGGCGAGAGCTTCCGCAACAAGTACCGGAATATCGACGTGCTGCTAATCGATGATATTCAGTTTCTGGCAGGCAAGGACGGGACGCAGGAGGAGTTTTTCCATACGTTTAATGCCCTGCATGAGGAGCGTAAGCAGATCGTTATTTCCAGCGACCGTACGCCAAAGGAAATTCCAACACTAGAAGAACGGCTGCGTTCCCGCTTCGAATGGGGACTCATCACGGATATTCAGCCGCCGGATCTGGAGACGAGGATTGCGATTCTCCGCAAGAAAGCTAAGGCAGAGAATCTCGATATTCCGAACGAAGCGATGGCCTATATTGCCAACCAAATCGATACGAACATCCGTGAGCTTGAAGGTGCGCTCATCCGCGTTGTCGCTTACTCCTCGCTCATCAATGAGGATATCAGCTCGCATTTGGCAGCGGAGGCGCTCAAAGATATTATTCCTTCCAGCCGCCCGAAGATGATCACTATTCATGATATTCAACAACGAGTCGGCGAATTTTACGGTCTCAAGCTGGATGAATTCAAGGCTCGCAAACGGACGAAGGCTGTCGCCTATCCCCGTCAAATTGCCATGTACCTCTCCCGCGAGCTGACCGACTATTCTCTGCCGAAGATCGGCGAGGCATTCGGTGGTCGGGATCATACAACCGTCATCCACGCCCATGAGAAAATTTCCAAACAGCTGAAACTGGATCAAGAGCTGTTCAAGATCATTCAGAATTTGACGGAAAAAGTCAAAAATAATATGTAA
- a CDS encoding LSU ribosomal protein L34P, translating into MRPTFRPNVSKRKKVHGFRKRMSSKNGRKVLAARRQKGRSKLSA; encoded by the coding sequence ATGAGACCGACTTTCAGACCTAATGTGAGCAAACGTAAAAAGGTTCATGGCTTCCGTAAACGGATGAGTTCGAAAAACGGCCGCAAAGTACTGGCTGCACGCCGCCAGAAGGGCCGCAGCAAACTGAGCGCTTAA
- a CDS encoding ribonuclease P protein component yields the protein MQRKWRLRRREDFARTYRGGKSFANGQFVVYWSRQPKAEPFRLGISASKKIGNAVVRNRMRRVVKEIVRHNVEKIVNHTDFILIVRAGAVGKSSKELERSVLHVLRKAGLLKSR from the coding sequence ATGCAAAGAAAGTGGCGTCTTAGAAGGCGTGAGGATTTTGCCCGGACTTATCGCGGCGGCAAATCCTTTGCCAATGGCCAGTTCGTCGTTTATTGGTCTCGTCAGCCGAAAGCGGAGCCATTCCGGCTTGGCATATCGGCGAGCAAAAAGATCGGTAATGCGGTCGTTCGCAACCGGATGCGTCGGGTCGTAAAGGAAATTGTACGGCATAATGTCGAGAAAATCGTTAACCATACGGACTTTATCCTGATCGTTCGAGCCGGGGCCGTCGGAAAATCCTCCAAAGAGCTGGAAAGAAGCGTGCTGCATGTGCTGCGCAAGGCTGGGCTGCTTAAGTCTCGCTGA
- a CDS encoding YidC/Oxa1 family membrane protein insertase, with the protein MFFSRFTSKRKWLVMLSLISLVALLSGCMPDPSKATTTEQLKANGNWWEANVVYYFSLALDEFASWFNGQYGLAILLMVIIVRTLILPLTLKQYRSSKAMQAIQPELAEIRKKFADNPQKQQEETMKLFQQNKVNPIAGCLPLLIQMPIFIALYNSIYYNGAIKTHEFLWLQLGEPDQWHILPIIAAITTYVQTKMMQKSQPVNPQMQMMNTIMLIFPVLILVMAWNLPSALPLYWVYTNIYTIIQNYFLYVRNSDNKGNDPKKDNGNSGNSNGNGKSKNKGKGKAAMSLKGK; encoded by the coding sequence ATGTTTTTTTCGCGCTTTACTTCAAAACGCAAATGGCTGGTCATGCTCTCCCTGATCTCATTGGTAGCGCTCCTCTCGGGATGCATGCCAGATCCGTCAAAAGCAACAACAACCGAGCAACTGAAAGCAAATGGAAACTGGTGGGAAGCTAACGTTGTTTATTACTTCTCCTTAGCTCTGGATGAATTCGCAAGCTGGTTCAACGGTCAATACGGGTTAGCTATCTTGCTCATGGTTATTATCGTGCGTACGCTAATTTTGCCATTGACGCTGAAGCAATACCGCAGCTCCAAAGCAATGCAGGCCATTCAGCCTGAGCTGGCTGAGATCCGCAAGAAATTTGCAGACAATCCGCAGAAGCAGCAAGAAGAGACGATGAAGCTGTTCCAGCAGAACAAAGTGAACCCGATAGCTGGGTGCTTGCCGCTGCTGATTCAGATGCCGATCTTTATCGCGCTGTATAACTCTATCTATTATAATGGCGCCATTAAGACGCATGAATTCCTATGGCTACAACTTGGCGAGCCTGATCAGTGGCATATCCTGCCGATTATTGCGGCGATCACCACTTATGTGCAGACCAAGATGATGCAGAAGTCACAGCCTGTCAATCCACAGATGCAGATGATGAATACGATCATGCTCATCTTCCCTGTTCTGATTCTGGTTATGGCTTGGAATCTCCCTTCCGCGCTCCCGCTGTACTGGGTGTACACGAACATCTACACAATCATCCAGAACTACTTCCTGTATGTCCGCAATTCGGATAACAAAGGCAACGATCCGAAGAAGGATAATGGAAACAGTGGAAACAGCAACGGAAATGGCAAGAGCAAAAACAAAGGAAAAGGCAAAGCGGCTATGTCCCTTAAAGGCAAGTGA
- a CDS encoding tRNA modification GTPase, translated as MVMQETIAAIATALGEGGIAIIRVSGPQAVPSISGILKSRQKLTEAASHTVTYGHIVDVDSGEAIEEVLVTVMKGPRSFTAEDVVEIGVHGGLIAARKVLERVLRQPGLRVAEPGEFTKRAFLNGRIDLAQAEAVIDLIRSKSDRSHTVALKQAEGTLSKRIQALRHSLIELLAHIEVNIDYPEHDVEEMTSSYIKDSCGSALEAIRKLLQTAAEGKILREGITTAIVGRPNVGKSSLLNALVQESKAIVTDIPGTTRDVIEEYVTLSGIPLRLLDTAGIRETTDVVEKIGVERSHSAVEEAELLLLVLNRNEPLHGDERELLGKLAGRQVILIINKTDLPERLDVEEVRTALPNSRIVPMSVLQEQGLEDLEQAIRELFFEGQLEGADLTYVSNARHISLLHRAADALNDAVSATADGIPIDMVQLDVRAAWELLGEIVGDTAGESLIDQIFSQFCLGK; from the coding sequence ATGGTAATGCAAGAAACGATAGCTGCAATAGCAACGGCGCTCGGTGAGGGCGGAATCGCGATCATTCGTGTCAGTGGACCACAAGCGGTGCCGAGCATTAGTGGAATTCTAAAATCGCGGCAGAAATTGACTGAAGCGGCGAGTCATACCGTCACGTATGGTCATATTGTAGATGTAGATAGTGGCGAGGCAATTGAGGAAGTGCTCGTCACGGTAATGAAAGGTCCGCGCTCGTTCACGGCAGAGGATGTCGTGGAAATCGGAGTACATGGTGGACTAATCGCAGCGCGCAAAGTGCTTGAACGGGTACTTCGCCAGCCAGGCTTACGCGTTGCGGAGCCGGGCGAGTTCACGAAGCGCGCTTTCTTAAACGGAAGAATCGACCTGGCGCAGGCAGAAGCCGTCATCGATCTGATTCGCTCCAAGTCCGACCGTTCGCATACCGTTGCGCTCAAACAAGCCGAAGGAACGTTGTCGAAACGGATCCAGGCGCTGCGTCATAGCTTAATCGAGTTGCTCGCCCATATCGAGGTGAACATCGATTATCCGGAACATGATGTAGAGGAAATGACGAGTTCCTACATTAAGGATAGCTGCGGCTCCGCTTTAGAAGCGATTCGCAAGCTGCTGCAAACCGCAGCAGAAGGTAAGATTTTGCGCGAAGGCATCACTACAGCGATCGTTGGCAGACCCAATGTTGGCAAATCATCGCTGCTGAACGCGCTTGTGCAGGAAAGTAAGGCAATCGTCACGGACATACCAGGTACTACTCGGGATGTCATTGAAGAGTACGTGACATTATCAGGTATTCCGCTTCGGCTGCTCGATACAGCTGGCATTCGAGAAACGACGGATGTGGTGGAAAAAATCGGTGTGGAGCGTTCCCACTCAGCGGTTGAGGAAGCGGAGCTGCTCCTACTGGTATTGAACCGGAACGAGCCGCTGCATGGGGATGAACGAGAGCTGCTCGGTAAGCTTGCGGGCAGACAAGTTATTCTCATAATCAACAAAACAGATCTTCCCGAGCGGCTTGATGTCGAGGAAGTTCGGACCGCATTGCCGAACAGCCGCATTGTGCCAATGTCCGTCCTGCAGGAACAAGGATTGGAAGATCTGGAGCAGGCCATTCGCGAGCTATTTTTTGAAGGACAGCTGGAAGGCGCCGATCTGACCTATGTAAGCAATGCGCGACATATTTCATTATTGCACCGAGCTGCAGATGCGTTAAATGATGCAGTAAGTGCAACCGCAGACGGAATTCCAATTGATATGGTTCAGTTGGATGTACGCGCAGCATGGGAGTTGCTTGGCGAAATCGTCGGTGACACGGCCGGCGAGTCGCTGATCGATCAGATATTCTCGCAATTCTGTTTGGGCAAGTAA